The following proteins come from a genomic window of Prionailurus viverrinus isolate Anna chromosome D1, UM_Priviv_1.0, whole genome shotgun sequence:
- the LOC125177033 gene encoding olfactory receptor 5D13-like gives MPLFLVFLTIYTVTVLGNLGMIMIIQINPKLHTPMYFFLSHLSLVDFCYSTVVTPKLLENLVVEDRTISFTGCIMQFFFACIFVVTETFMLAVMAYDRFVAVCNPLLYIVVMSQKLCSLLVGASYSWGIVCSLTLTYFLLKLSFKGNNIINNFVCEHAAIISVSCSDPYMSQKIILISATFNEISSLVIILLSYVSIFITVLKMPSTGGRHKAFSTCASHLTAITIFHGTILFLYCVPNSKSSWLMVKVASVFYTVVIPVLNPLIYSLRNKDVKETVKKLMKIEFIELP, from the exons ATGCCCCTGTTCCTGGTATTCCTGACCATCTATACAGTCACTGTTTTGGGAAATCTGGGCATGATCATGATTATCCAGATCAatcccaaactccacacccccatgtactttttTCTCAGCCATTTATCTTTGGTTGATTTCTGTTACTCTACAGTAGTCACACCCAAACTATTAGAAAACTTGGTTGTGGAAGACAGAACCATCTCCTTCACAGGCTGCATCATGCAATTCTTCTTTGCGTGCATATTCGTGGTGACAGAAACCTTCATGTTGGCCGTGATGGCATATGACCGATTTGTGGCAGTTTGTAACCCTCTTCTGTACATAGTTGTCATGTCTCAGAAGCTTTGTTCCTTGTTGGTGGGTGCATCATACTCCTGGGGTATAGTGTGTTCCCTGACTCTTACTTACTTCCTactgaaattatccttcaaaggAAATAATATCATAAATAACTTTGTCTGTGAGCATGCCGCTATCATCTCTGTGTCCTGCTCTGATCCCTACATGAGCCAGAAGATTATTTTAATCTCTGCCACATTCAATGAAATAAGCAGCCTGGTGATCATTCTGCTCtcctatgtttccatttttatcactGTCTTGAAGATGCCTTCCACTGGGGGGCGCCACAAGGCCTTCTCCACGTGTGCTTCCCACCTGACGGCTATCACAATCTTCCATGGGACCATTCTCTTCCTGTACTGTGTTCCCAACTCCAAAAGTTCATGGCTCATGGTCAAGGTGGCTTCTGTCTTTTACACTGTGGTCATCCCCGTGCTGAACCCACTGATCTATAGCCTCAGGAACAAAGATGTGAAGGAGACAGTCAAGAAGTTAA TGAAGATTGAGTTTATAGAGTTACCCTGA